The following are encoded together in the Vigna angularis cultivar LongXiaoDou No.4 chromosome 9, ASM1680809v1, whole genome shotgun sequence genome:
- the LOC128193980 gene encoding GTP cyclohydrolase 1-like, with the protein MGCLDEGNGDIENGVNIGCGEVGFEEEAKPDIAAIEEAVKVLLLGLGEDINREGLRKTPLRVAKAFREGTRGDHVYECFGLMIFILDMFRQTEELTKKENKEGKMD; encoded by the coding sequence ATGGGCTGTTTGGATGAAGGAAATGGGGACATTGAAAATGGAGTGAATATAGGGTGTGGTGAAGTTGGTTTTGAGGAAGAAGCAAAGCCAGATATTGCTGCCATTGAGGAGGCTGTAAAGGTGCTGTTGCTAGGTCTTGGGGAAGATATCAACAGGGAAGGGCTTAGGAAGACACCACTTCGGGTTGCCAAAGCCTTTCGTGAGGGAACCAGAGGTGACCATGTCTATGAATGTTTTGGACTTATGATTTTCATTCTAGACATGTTTAGACAAACTGAAGAACttactaaaaaagaaaataaggaagGGAAAATGGATTGA
- the LOC108346366 gene encoding GTP cyclohydrolase 1 isoform X1 codes for MVKISIDIAITLFFSLYLLNFFSITLNTVCLPPFLVSFLVLQCTHIHFPDIESIFLESSQQAWLKTLVLSGFGIFDDRKADVWSDFFCLLKFRGIEIEKVHLRGSSDQWWCPSLSALSAKVSSKTVPVNPAMVTAVSSILKSLGEDSLRKELTGTPGRFVKWLMNFQSIDMDLKLNGSLSGGVDTFDPDREVNFKDRQIHCELNLPFWSQCEHHILPFHGVVHIGYFISEGFDPIAKSLVQSIVHFYGFKLQVQERLTRQIAETIAPLLLGGHVIVVVEASHTCMISRGIEKFGSSTATIAVLGHFSTDLAAKAMFFQSVASATTSRGQ; via the coding sequence ATGGTTAAAATAAGTATAGATATAGCAATTACTTTGTTCTTCTCTCTGTACCTGCTTAATTTCTTCAGCATTACATTAAACACTGTTTGTCTTCCTCCTTTTTTGGTTTCTTTTCTTGTACTTCAGTGTACACATATCCACTTTCCTGACATAGAATCAATCTTTCTTGAATCGAGTCAGCAAGCATGGTTGAAGACCCTTGTTTTGTCAGGTTTTGGAATTTTTGATGACAGAAAGGCAGATGTGTGGTCTGATTTCTTTTGCCTTCTTAAATTTAGAGGTATTGAAATAGAAAAAGTACATCTAAGAGGATCATCTGACCAATGGTGGTGTCCATCTCTGTCTGCTCTTTCTGCTAAAGTTTCATCCAAAACTGTACCAGTCAATCCTGCCATGGTCACCGCAGTATCTTCAATCCTTAAATCTTTGGGAGAAGATTCATTGAGGAAGGAACTCACAGGGACACCTGGTCGATTTGTGAAATGGCTAATGAACTTCCAAAGCATTGACATGGATTTGAAGCTAAATGGTTCCCTTTCTGGTGGTGTCGATACTTTTGACCCTGATAGGGAGGTAAACTTCAAGGACCGACAAATACACTGTGAGTTGAACTTGCCATTTTGGTCGCAATGTGAGCATCATATACTTCCATTTCATGGTGTAGTTCACATAGGATACTTCATTTCAGAAGGTTTTGATCCCATTGCAAAATCCCTTGTACAGTCTATAGTACATTTTTATGGTTTCAAACTACAGGTTCAGGAAAGGCTTACAAGACAAATAGCAGAAACCATTGCACCACTTTTATTAGGTGGGCATGTAATAGTAGTTGTGGAGGCAAGCCACACATGTATGATTTCTAGGGGAATTGAGAAGTTTGGAAGTAGTACAGCTACCATTGCTGTATTAGGTCACTTTTCAACTGACCTTGCTGCAAAGGCCATGTTCTTTCAGAGTGTTGCTAGTGCTACAACTTCTCGGGGGCAATAG
- the LOC108346366 gene encoding GTP cyclohydrolase 1 isoform X2, giving the protein MVTAVSSILKSLGEDSLRKELTGTPGRFVKWLMNFQSIDMDLKLNGSLSGGVDTFDPDREVNFKDRQIHCELNLPFWSQCEHHILPFHGVVHIGYFISEGFDPIAKSLVQSIVHFYGFKLQVQERLTRQIAETIAPLLLGGHVIVVVEASHTCMISRGIEKFGSSTATIAVLGHFSTDLAAKAMFFQSVASATTSRGQ; this is encoded by the coding sequence ATGGTCACCGCAGTATCTTCAATCCTTAAATCTTTGGGAGAAGATTCATTGAGGAAGGAACTCACAGGGACACCTGGTCGATTTGTGAAATGGCTAATGAACTTCCAAAGCATTGACATGGATTTGAAGCTAAATGGTTCCCTTTCTGGTGGTGTCGATACTTTTGACCCTGATAGGGAGGTAAACTTCAAGGACCGACAAATACACTGTGAGTTGAACTTGCCATTTTGGTCGCAATGTGAGCATCATATACTTCCATTTCATGGTGTAGTTCACATAGGATACTTCATTTCAGAAGGTTTTGATCCCATTGCAAAATCCCTTGTACAGTCTATAGTACATTTTTATGGTTTCAAACTACAGGTTCAGGAAAGGCTTACAAGACAAATAGCAGAAACCATTGCACCACTTTTATTAGGTGGGCATGTAATAGTAGTTGTGGAGGCAAGCCACACATGTATGATTTCTAGGGGAATTGAGAAGTTTGGAAGTAGTACAGCTACCATTGCTGTATTAGGTCACTTTTCAACTGACCTTGCTGCAAAGGCCATGTTCTTTCAGAGTGTTGCTAGTGCTACAACTTCTCGGGGGCAATAG
- the LOC128193979 gene encoding uncharacterized protein LOC128193979: MILSWITKTLSPQIAESVIYIEDAKELWDELKERFSKGDYFKISDLLQDIHSIKQGERGVSQFFTDLKILWEELEFLRPIPTCTCKVQCSCELSKIFLKYREMEHVICFLKGLNDSYNTVRTQILLMDPLPNVNRVFSLIMQQERQEKNSSPEVKVLANASDKNNQWKGQGRGSGSRAQGRGRGRNPNYGKQCSFCNKMNHTVDECYSKHGYPPWYKKGDNNQDKRTDWGTANACQNSTETEGTQSTQQTNNGNVFSSFTAEQMQKLLRMMDKIDEPSHKVNQVQRGDTEQKQDKGEPYIEDDWMC; the protein is encoded by the exons ATGATACTTTCCTGGATAACCAAGACTCTCTCTCCACAGATTGCTGAGAGCGTCATATACATTGAAGATGCCAAAGAATTGTGGGATGAACTAAAAGAACGGTTCTCCAAAGGAGACTATTTCAAGATCTCTGACTTACTACAAGACATACATTCTATTAAACAGGGAGAGAGAGGGGTAAGTCAGTTTTTCACTGACCTTAAAATTCTATGGGAAGAGCTGGAGTTTCTAAGACCCATACCCACTTGCACATGTAAGGTTCAGTGCAGCTGTGAACTCTCTAAAATCTTCTTAAAGTACAGGGAAATGGAGCATGTGATATGCTTCTTGAAAGGGCTAAATGATTCCTACAACACTGTAAGGACACAAATTCTTTTAATGGATCCTCTACCCAATGTCAATCGTGTCTTTTCTCTCATTATGCAACAAGAGAGACAAGAGAAAAATAGCTCTCCCGAAGTCAAGGTTCTAGCCAATGCTAGTGATAAAAACAACCAATGGAAGGGACAGGGAAGAGGCTCTGGTTCTCGTGCCCAAGGGAGAGGAAGGGGTAGAAATCCTAACTATGGAAAGCAATGCTCCTTTTGCAACAAGATGAACCATACCGTGGATGAGTGTTACTCTAAACACGGATACCCTCCTTGGTATAAGAAAGGGGACAACAATCAGGACAAGAGGACTGACTGGGGCACTGCAAATGCCTGCCAGAACAGCACCGAGACAGAAGGGACTCAAAGCACACAACAGACCAATAATGGAAATGTTTTCAGCTCATTCACAGCTGAGCAGATGCAAAAGCTCCTCAGGATGATGGACAAGATTGATGAACCTTCTCACAAAGTCAATCAAGTTCAAAGGGGAGACACTGAACAAAAACAAG ATAAAGGAGAACcatacattgaagatgattggatgtGCTAA
- the LOC108347220 gene encoding GTP cyclohydrolase 1, translated as MGHLDEDSLICDVGNGVSMSDDEECLEKRANTSSIQDAVKVLLTALGEDINREGIIKTPLRVAKALSEGTRGYVKSVEEIVEGALFPEGGVEDNKVGDAGGVGGLVIVRDLDFYSYCESCMLPFYFKCHVGYVPSAQRVLGLSKLSRVTNVFAKRLQEPQRLANQVCFALHEGIQPTGVAVLLQCKHIPFPDMESNSLHSNHKGVLGILVSSGSGVFQNKDANLWTDFFGLLNFRGIDKDKIIDKGSLDQCWCPSLSSKVSPKNEEMNPAMVTAVASILKSLGEDPTRKELQGTPARYTKWLMNFQCSSIESALNGSLGNGALNTNGVVGFDENIHSELNLPFLSQCEHHLLPFYGVVHIGYYISKGFHPIEKRLLQSIVHFYGIKLQVQERVTKQIAEMVSALIGENVIVVVEASHTCMISRGIEKFGSNTATIAALGRFSTDLAARAVFLNSIPKAIYLSEH; from the exons ATGGGGCATTTGGATGAAGATAGTTTAATTTGTGATGTTGGAAATGGAGTGAGCATGAGTGATGATGAAGAGTGTTTGGAGAAAAGGGCCAATACATCTTCCATTCAAGATGCTGTCAAAGTTCTCTTGACTGCTCTAGGGGAAGATATCAACAGGGAAGGCATTATAAAGACGCCACTTCGTGTTGCCAAGGCCCTTTCCGAAGGAACAAGAG GTTATGTTAAAAGTGTTGAGGAAATTGTGGAAGGTGCATTATTCCCTGAAGGCGGAGTAGAAGACAACAAAGTTGGTGATGCAGGAGGAGTAGGTGGACTTGTGATTGTGAGAGACCTTGACTTTTACTCCTACTGTGAGTCTTGCATGCTACCATTCTATTTCAAGTGTCATGTGGGCTATGTCCCTTCTGCTCAAAGAGTTCTCGGTTTAAGCAAACTCTCTCGTGTCACCAATGTCTTTGCAAAACGTCTCCAAGAGCCTCAGCGTCTTGCAAATCAGGTCTGTTTCGCTTTGCATGAAGGAATACAACCCACAGGCGTTGCTGTTCTGCTTCAATGCAAACACATTCCCTTTCCAGACATGGAATCAAATTCTCTTCACTCAAACCACAAAGGGGTCCTGGGAATACTCGTTTCTTCAGGCTCTGGTGTTTTTCAAAACAAAGATGCAAACTTGTGGACTGACTTTTTCGGTCTCCTTAACTTTAGGGGCATTGACAAGGACAAAATTATTGATAAGGGGTCATTGGACCAGTGTTGGTGTCCTTCTTTGTCTTCTAAAGTTTCACCAAAGAATGAAGAAATGAACCCTGCTATGGTCACTGCAGTAGCTTCAATTCTCAAGTCTTTAGGTGAGGATCCAACTAGGAAGGAATTACAAGGGACTCCTGCTAGATATACCAAGTGGCTGATGAACTTCCAATGTAGTAGCATTGAGAGCGCGCTGAATGGTTCGCTTGGGAATGGTGCTTTGAACACTAATGGGGTTGTAGGTTTTGATGAAAACATACACTCAGAGCTGAACTTGCCTTTCTTGTCACAGTGTGAGCATCATTTGCTTCCATTTTATGGTGTTGTTCACATAGGATACTACATTTCCAAAGGGTTTCATCCCATTGAGAAAAGGCTCTTGCAGTCAATAGTTCACTTTTATGGTATTAAGCTGCAGGTTCAAGAAAGGGTGACCAAGCAGATCGCAGAAATGGTTTCTGCACTGATAGGTGAAAATGTGATAGTAGTGGTGGAAGCAAGTCACACCTGCATGATCTCTCGAGGAATTGAAAAGTTCGGTAGTAATACTGCTACCATTGCTGCATTGGGACGCTTTTCGACTGACCTTGCTGCAAGGGCTGTGTTCCTCAACAGTATTCCGAAGGCCATATATCTTTCAGAACATTGA